A window of the Lolium perenne isolate Kyuss_39 chromosome 7, Kyuss_2.0, whole genome shotgun sequence genome harbors these coding sequences:
- the LOC127314571 gene encoding uncharacterized protein: MPLYLASPCTSPAAAKLVAGVRASPHGRHLVRAPRNPASRRISLSSSSAAGPAMAAAQAGASTAPSSGVKQALISLSDKTDLANLGRGLQSLGFSIISTGGTASSLEAAGVNVTKVEQITHFPEMLDGRVKTLHPSIHGGILARRDQEHHLKALNEHGIGTFDVVVVNLYPFYNKVTSGPISFEDGIENVDIGGPTMIRAAAKNHKDVLVVVDHEDYSALLEYLRGQQDDQEFRRMLAWKAFQHVASYDSAVSEWLWKQSNKGDIFPPSFTVPLSLKSTLRYGENPHQKAAFYGDKSLSVYNAGGIATAVQHHGKEMSYNNYLDADAAWNCVSEFENPTCVVVKHTNPCGVASRQDILEAYRLAVKGDPVSAFGGIVAFNTTIDENLAKEIREFRSPTDGETRMFYEIVVAPGYTEKGLAVLKGKSKTLRILEAKESEKGMLSLRQVSGGWLAQESDDLAPEDITFTTVSQKAPTDSELSDAKFAWLCVKHVKSNAIVIAKNNCMLGMGSGQPNRVDSLRLAFRKAGEEAKGAALASDAFFPFAWKDAVEEACENGIGVIAEPGGSMRDKDAVDCCDKYGVSLVFTGVRHFRH; the protein is encoded by the exons ATGCCACTTTATCTCGCCTCCCCCTGcacctcccccgccgccgccaagcTCGTCGCCGGCGTCCGCGCGTCGCCTCACGGCCGCCACCTCGTCCGCGCCCCCCGCAACCCGGCG AGCCGCCGCATCTCCCTCTCGTCGTCTTCGGCCGCTGGTCCAGCCATGGCCGCGGCGCAGGCTGGCGCGTCCACGGCGCCCTCCAGCG GAGTCAAGCAAGCACTGATATCATTGTCAGATAAAACAGACTTGGCCAATCTTGGAAGAGGTCTTCAGAGCTTGGG GTTTTCTATTATCTCCACTGGTGGTACAGCATCAAGTCTCGAAGCAGCTGGAGTGAATGTTACGAAAGTTGAACAGATTACACATTTTCCTGAGATG CTTGATGGAAGAGTAAAAACTTTGCACCCCAGTATACATGGTGGTATTCTTGCCCGAAGAGACCAGGAGCATCATCTTAAAGCATTGAATGAGCATGGCATTG GGACATTTGACGTAGTTGTGGTGAATTTGTATCCATTCTATAATAAGGTCACCTCCGGTCCAATTTCTTTTGAGGATGGGATTGAAAATGTTGATATTGGTGGTCCTACCATGATCCGAGCTGCAGCGAAG AATCATAAGGATGTTCTTGTGGTTGTGGATCATGAAGATTACTCTGCTCTATTGGAATATCTACGAGGACAGCAAGATGACCAGGAGTTCCGCAGGATGCTGGCATGGAAAGCTTTCCAGCATGTTGCTTCTTACGATTCAGCTGTCTCGGAGTGGTTATGGAAGCAATCTAACAAAG GAGATATATTTCCCCCAAGTTTTACTGTTCCTCTCTCGCTGAAGTCTACACTTCGTTATGGCGAAAATCCTCATCAAAAGGCAGCCTTTTATGGTGACAAGAGTCTTTCTGTATACAATGCCGGTGGTATTGCAACAGCAGTTCAACACCATGGAAAG GAAATgtcctataacaactacttggatGCTGATGCTGCATGGAACTGTGTGTCGGAGTTCGAGAATCCTACCTGTGTCGTGGTTAAGCACACCAATCCGTGCGGCGTTGCCTCCCGACAGGATATTCTTGAGGCATACAGGTTGGCCGTAAAGGGAGATCCTGTGAGCGCATTCGGCGGGATCGTTGCGTTCAACACCACAATTGACGAG AATCTTGCAAAGGAGATTCGTGAATTTAGAAGTCCTACAGACGGCGAGACAAGGATGTTCTACGAGATCGTGGTCGCACCAGGATACACGGAGAAGGGCCTTGCTGTCCTCAAGGGGAAATCAAAGACGCTGAGGATTCTTGAGGCAAAGGAAAGCGAGAAAGGGATGCTGTCGCTGAGGCAGGTCAGCGGCGGTTGGCTAGCTCAGGAGTCGGATGATCTAGCCCCGGAAGACATCACCTTCACGACGGTTTCGCAGAAGGCTCCGACAGACAGCGAGCTCTCGGACGCCAAGTTCGCCTGGCTCTGCGTGAAGCACGTCAAGAGCAACGCCATTGTGATAGCCAAG AACAACTGTATGCTGGGCATGGGGAGCGGGCAGCCAAACAGGGTGGACAGCCTGCGTCTGGCCTTCAGGAAAGCTGGGGAAGAGGCCAAGGGCGCCGCTCTGGCCAGCGACGCCTTTTTCCCGTTCG CCTGGAAGGACGCGGTGGAGGAGGCGTGCGAGAACGGCATCGGCGTGATCGCGGAGCCCGGCGGCAGCATGAGGGACAAGGACGCCGTGGACTGCTGCGACAAGTACGGCGTCTCCCTCGTCTTCACTGGCGTCCGCCACTTCCGGCACTGA
- the LOC127314572 gene encoding defensin-like protein 1, with protein MEFKPKATVCIALLMLLLLSSYDGGGTAEARVCTGKSQHHSFPCVSDKICPGTCTKEEGSHWTAGYCHRRICTCQKKC; from the exons ATGGAGTTCAAGCCCAAGGCAACCGTCTGCATAGCGCTGCTGATGCTGCTCCTGCTTTCTTCGT ACGACGGAGGCGGCACGGCGGAGGCGCGGGTGTGCACGGGGAAGAGCCAGCACCACTCGTTCCCGTGCGTCTCGGACAAGATCTGCCCGGGTACCTGCACCAAGGAGGAGGGCAGCCACTGGACCGCCGGATACTGCCACCGGAGAATCTGCACCTGCCAGAAGAAGTGCTAG